From Rutidosis leptorrhynchoides isolate AG116_Rl617_1_P2 chromosome 3, CSIRO_AGI_Rlap_v1, whole genome shotgun sequence, a single genomic window includes:
- the LOC139897432 gene encoding calcium-dependent protein kinase 17-like, translated as MGNCCSQTQPPDNNAELEVKKSLKGDKTNEQNNTTTTVPPKKIPTAQAATKNGNQSPIGTVLGRPMEDVRTLYTIGKELGRGQFGVTHLCTCKKTGKQFACKTIAKRKLANKEDIEDVKREVQIMHHLAGQNNIVELKGAFEDKHSVHLVMELCAGGELFDRIIAKGHYTERAAASLLRTIVRIVHTCHSMGVIHRDLKPENFLLLNKEENAPLLATDFGLSVFYKQGEVFKDIVGSAYYIAPEVLKRKYGPEVDIWSIGVMLYILLSGVPPFWAESEHGIFHAILRGHVDFKSDPWPSISEPAKDLVKRMLNSDPKQRLTAHQVLAHPWIMEDGEASDTPLDNAVLGRLKQFKAMNNFKKVALRVIAGCLSEEEIMGLKQMFRGMDSDNSGTITLEELKHGLSKQRTKLTESEVKQLMEAADADGNGTIDYEEFITATMHMNRMDREDHLYTAFQYFDKDNSGYITIEELEQALREYGMNDDRDIKEVISEVDSDHDGRINYDEFVAMMRSKTQADTMNPKKRRQSFVIKS; from the exons ATGGGGAACTGTTGTTCCCAAACTCAACCTCCAGATAATAATGCAGAACTTGAAGTAAAAAAATCCTTAAAGGGTGACAAAACAAATGAACAAAACAACACAACAACAACGGTCCCCCCTAAAAAGATCCCAACCGCTCAAGCTGCCACAAAAAATGGCAACCAATCACCGATTGGAACAGTTTTGGGACGTCCTATGGAAGATGTTCGAACCCTTTATACAATAGGAAAAGAGCTTGGTAGAGGACAATTTGGTGTCACCCATTTGTGCACATGCAAGAAAACAGGAAAACAATTTGCATGTAAAACAATAGCTAAAAGGAAACTTGCTAATAAAGAAGATATTGAGGATGTAAAAAGGGAAGTGCAAATCATGCATCATTTGGCTGGACAGAATAATATTGTTGAGCTTAAAGGAGCATTTGAGGACAAACATTCTGTACATTTGGTTATGGAGTTGTGTGCCGGAGGAGAGTTGTTTGATCGAATAATTGCTAAAGGACATTATACGGAGAGGGCTGCAGCATCGTTACTTAGGACTATTGTTCGCATTGTTCATACATGTCATTCAATGGGTGTTATTCATAGAGATCTCAAGCCTGAAAATTTTCTTCTTCTAAATAAAGAAGAAAATGCTCCCCTTTTAGCTACCGACTTTGGCCTTTCTGTTTTCTACAAACAag GTGAAGTGTTTAAAGATATTGTAGGAAGTGCATATTACATTGCACCCGAAGTATTAAAAAGAAAATACGGACCAGAAGTTGATATATGGAGTATCGGTGTCATGTTATATATTCTTTTAAGCGGAGTTCCTCCTTTTTGGGCAG AATCGGAGCATGGGATATTTCATGCAATATTGCGGGGTCACGTTGACTTCAAAAGTGATCCTTGGCCTTCGATATCTGAACCGGCCAAGGATCTTGTAAAGAGGATGTTGAATTCAGATCCGAAGCAACGGCTGACAGCACATCAAGTGCTTG CTCACCCATGGATTATGGAAGATGGAGAAGCATCTGATACACCACTTGATAATGCTGTTCTTGGCAGACTAAAACAATTCAAGGCAATGAATAATTTCAAGAAAGTTGCACTTCGG GTCATTGCAGGATgtctttcggaggaagaaataatgGGATTAAAACAAATGTTCAGAGGTATGGATTCGGATAACAGTGGAACAATAACACTTGAGGAGTTGAAACATGGACTATCTAAACAACGAACAAAACTAACCGAGTCTGAAGTCAAACAGTTGATGGAAGCT GCTGATGCAGATGGAAATGGAACCATAGATTATGAAGAGTTCATAACGGCAACAATGCATATGAATAGAATGGATAGAGAAGATCATCTATACACCGCTTTCCAATATTTCGATAAAGATAACAGCGG ATATATTACTATAGAAGAACTAGAGCAAGCTCTCCGTGAATATGGAATGAATGATGACAGAGATATAAAAGAGGTTATCTCAGAAGTTGACTCAGATCAT GATGGACGGATAAACTATGATGAGTTTGTGGCAATGATGAGATCAAAGACCCAAGCTGACACAATGAATCCAAAGAAACGGAGACAATCATTCGTCATTAAATCATAG